From Cannabis sativa cultivar Pink pepper isolate KNU-18-1 chromosome 8, ASM2916894v1, whole genome shotgun sequence, a single genomic window includes:
- the LOC115700562 gene encoding PH, RCC1 and FYVE domains-containing protein 1 isoform X1 has product MADPQKSGIAERDIEQAITALKKGACLLKYGRRGKPKFCPFRLSNLCNLRASQVRAQSALNERDETFLIWYSGKEEKHVKLSHVSRIIPGQRTAIFQRYPRPEKEYQSFSLICSDRSLDLICKDKDEAEVWFVGLNALITRDNYRKYKIDATCENGSTDSPNTRTRRSSPSIAPFVCINNDPGDAAVNFENAAQSRMGKAFADIITYTAVTKRLSQPDPVVNPSTSPCSVDNSNNNGRASATEAFRVSLSSAVSSSSQGSGHDEFDALGDVFIWGEGIGGGVLGGGIHRVGSSLDAKMDALLPKALESTVVLDVNSIACGSRHAVLVSRHGEIFSWGEEAGGRLGHGVEMNVSQPKLVDTLSGTNIELVACGEYHTCAVTISGDLYTWGDGTQSSSLLGHGSEVSHWIPKKVCGIMEGIHISYISCGLWHTAVVTSAGQLFTFGDGSFGALGHGDRSSTSIPKEVEALRGLRTMRVACGVWHTAAVVEVINELSSPETTVNSSSGQLFTWGDGEKGQLGQDDKKPRLIPECVSTLVDKKILQVACGHTITIALTTSGQVYTMGSTVYGQLGNPSANGKVPNQVRGKIAETFIEEIACGSYHVAVLTSKTEVYTWGKGSNGQLGHGDNDHRDEPTLVDFLKDKQVKSLACGSNLTTVICLHKWVSGADHSVCFGCHNPFGFRRKRHNCYNCGLVFCKVCSSKKSMKAALAPNVNKPYRVCDDCHAKLKQAMETNSALRNSKVRNGNVRRKTNEVADRESRAPRLQTTLSRFSSFGSINQAESMHSKNENQLESNHGRVFPPLDRANLKDFNFSTASNSLVGAPKKVISASVPVSRLMSRATSPVSGKLSPAWSSEETDLKRTNDILSQEIVMLRAQVEDLTCKSQDLEVKLEQTTKQLEEVTTIAVDEVEKCKSAKNIIKSLTAQLKDVAERLPEVHKVSSSTDLNAGCTVKFSNHNHVSTKTTSSNMATPEREYNGDRNSPNGSKSQAGKAEWVVQDEPGVYITLSSLPSGGNELRRVRFSRKHFTEEQAENWWTENGARVCERNNVRSTE; this is encoded by the exons ATGGCTGATCCTCAGAAAAGTGGTATCGCCGAGAGGGATATCGAACAG GCTATCACAGCTCTTAAGAAAGGGGCATGTTTACTAAAGTATGGTCGTAGAGGGAAACCGAAGTTCTGCCCATTCCGGCTTTCTAAT TTATGCAATCTCAGGGCCTCACAAGTTAGAGCCCAATCAGCACTAAATGAGAGG GATGAGACTTTTTTGATTTGGTACTCAGGCAAAGAAGAGAAACATGTTAAACTAAGTCATGTTTCTAGGATTATTCCTGGGCAGCGTACT GCAATATTTCAGAGGTATCCTCGGCCTGAAAAAGAGTATCAGTCATTTTCACTAATATGCAGTGATAGGTCCTTGGACTTG ATATGTAAAGACAAGGATGAAGCTGAAGTTTGGTTTGTTGGCCTTAATGCATTGATTACTCGAGACAACTACCGCAAGTACAAAATTGATGCAACATGTGAAAATGGATCAACTGATAGTCCCAATACTCGTACTCGAAGAAGTTCTCCTTCAATTGCGCCATTTGTCTGTATCAATAAT GATCCAGGAGATGCTGCAGTTAACTTTGAGAATGCTGCACAGAGTAGAATGGGAAAGGCCTTTGCAGACATAATAACGTATACTGCAGTCACCAAGCGTCTCAGCCAACCTGATCCAGTTGTCAACCCTTCAACGTCACCTTGCTCCGTAGATAACTCCAATAACAATGGTCGAGCTTCTGCAACAGAAGCATTTCGTGTTAGCTTATCGAGTGCTGTAAGCTCATCCAGTCAAGGTTCTGGTCATGATGAATTCGATGCTTTAGGAGATGTTTTCATCTGGGGTGAAGGTATTGGTGGTGGAGTTTTGGGGGGTGGTATTCACAGAGTTGGGAGCTCTTTGGATGCTAAGATGGATGCTCTTCTACCCAAGGCATTGGAATCAACAGTTGTTCTTGATGTGAATAGTATTGCTTGTGGTAGCAGACATGCTGTGCTGGTATCCAGACATGGAGAGATTTTTAGTTGGGGAGAGGAGGCAGGGGGCAGGCTTGGTCATGGGGTGGAAATGAATGTTTCCCAACCAAAGCTTGTTGATACTCTTAGTGGCACAAACATTGAATTAGTAGCATGCGGGGAGTATCATACTTGTGCAGTCACAATTTCTGGAGATCTTTATACATGGGGTGATGGTACTCAGAGCTCCTCCTTACTTGGGCATGGAAGTGAAGTTAGCCACTGGATTCCTAAAAAGGTATGTGGTATTATGGAAGGAATACATATATCCTATATATCTTGTGGACTATGGCATACAGCTGTTGTAACATCAGCTGGTCAGTTATTTACTTTTGGAGATGGCTCTTTTGGTGCCTTAGGACATGGTGATCGTAGTAGCACAAGCATTCCCAAGGAAGTTGAAGCTTTGAGAGGGCTTAGGACAATGAGGGTTGCTTGTGGTGTTTGGCATACTGCTGCAGTAGTTGAAGTTATAAATGAGTTATCTAGTCCTGAAACAACTGTTAATTCTTCCTCTGGCCAATTGTTCACCTGGGGAGATGGAGAAAAAGGGCAACTTGGACAAGATGATAAGAAGCCTAGACTCATTCCTGAATGTGTATCTACTTTGGTTGACAAGAAAATTCTTCAAGTTGCCTGTGGTCATACTATCACAATTGCTCTTACAACATCGGGACAAGTATACACAATGGGAAGTACTGTTTATGGGCAGCTGGGAAATCCTTCAGCCAATGGAAAAGTTCCTAATCAAGTTAGAGGTAAAATTGCAGAAACCTTTATTGAAGAGATTGCTTGTGGTTCTTATCACGTTGCAGTTTTGACCTCCAAGACAGAGGTCTATACTTGGGGTAAGGGTTCAAATGGGCAATTAGGCCACGGAGACAACGATCACAGAGATGAACCTACTCTTGTTGACTTTCTGAAAGATAAGCAAGTAAAGAGTCTAGCATGCGGTTCTAACCTTACAACTGTTATTTGTCTTCATAAGTGGGTTTCTGGTGCCGATCATTCTGTATGCTTTGGTTGTCATAATCCTTTTGGATTTAGAAGAAAGCGTCACAATTGTTACAATTGTGGATTAGTCTTCTGCAAAGTGTGCAGCAGTAAGAAATCTATGAAAGCTGCCCTGGCTCCCAATGTTAACAAACCATATCGAGTGTGTGATGATTGTCATGCTAAACTAAAGCAAGCCATGGAGACAAATTCTGCATTGCGAAACTCTAAGGTTAGAAATGGAAATGTTCGTCGTAAAACCAATGAAGTGGCTGATAGAGAGAGTCGAGCTCCAAGATTGCAGACAACACTCTCTAGATTCTCATCTTTTGGCTCAATAAATCAAGCTGAAAGCATGCATTCCAAAAATGAGAATCAATTAGAATCCAATCATGGTCGTGTCTTTCCTCCTCTTGATAGAGCCAACCTAAAGGATTttaatttttctacagcatcGAATTCTCTGGTTGGAGCTCCAAAGAAAGTAATATCAGCTTCTGTTCCTGTCTCCAGATTGATGTCTCGAGCAACATCTCCTGTTTCTGGAAAATTGAGCCCAGCTTGGTCTTCTGAAGAAACAGATTTGAAGCGTACAAATGATATTTTAAGCCAAGAAATTGTGATGTTGAGGGCACAG GTAGAAGATCTTACTTGCAAATCTCAAGATCTTGAGGTTAAACTAGAACAAACAACAAAACAATTGGAGGAGGTGACTACAATAGCAGTAGATGAAGTGGAAAAGTGCAAATCTGCAAAGAACATTATAAAATCTTTAACTGCTCAG TTGAAAGACGTTGCTGAAAGATTGCCAGAAGTACATAAGGTCAGCTCTAGTACAGACTTAAATGCTGGATGCACCGTCAAGTTTTCAAACCACAACCACGTATCAACTAAGACCACTAGTTCAAACATGGCTACTCCTGAAAGAGAGTACAATGGCGATCG
- the LOC115700562 gene encoding PH, RCC1 and FYVE domains-containing protein 1 isoform X3: protein MADPQKSGIAERDIEQAITALKKGACLLKYGRRGKPKFCPFRLSNDETFLIWYSGKEEKHVKLSHVSRIIPGQRTAIFQRYPRPEKEYQSFSLICSDRSLDLICKDKDEAEVWFVGLNALITRDNYRKYKIDATCENGSTDSPNTRTRRSSPSIAPFVCINNDPGDAAVNFENAAQSRMGKAFADIITYTAVTKRLSQPDPVVNPSTSPCSVDNSNNNGRASATEAFRVSLSSAVSSSSQGSGHDEFDALGDVFIWGEGIGGGVLGGGIHRVGSSLDAKMDALLPKALESTVVLDVNSIACGSRHAVLVSRHGEIFSWGEEAGGRLGHGVEMNVSQPKLVDTLSGTNIELVACGEYHTCAVTISGDLYTWGDGTQSSSLLGHGSEVSHWIPKKVCGIMEGIHISYISCGLWHTAVVTSAGQLFTFGDGSFGALGHGDRSSTSIPKEVEALRGLRTMRVACGVWHTAAVVEVINELSSPETTVNSSSGQLFTWGDGEKGQLGQDDKKPRLIPECVSTLVDKKILQVACGHTITIALTTSGQVYTMGSTVYGQLGNPSANGKVPNQVRGKIAETFIEEIACGSYHVAVLTSKTEVYTWGKGSNGQLGHGDNDHRDEPTLVDFLKDKQVKSLACGSNLTTVICLHKWVSGADHSVCFGCHNPFGFRRKRHNCYNCGLVFCKVCSSKKSMKAALAPNVNKPYRVCDDCHAKLKQAMETNSALRNSKVRNGNVRRKTNEVADRESRAPRLQTTLSRFSSFGSINQAESMHSKNENQLESNHGRVFPPLDRANLKDFNFSTASNSLVGAPKKVISASVPVSRLMSRATSPVSGKLSPAWSSEETDLKRTNDILSQEIVMLRAQVEDLTCKSQDLEVKLEQTTKQLEEVTTIAVDEVEKCKSAKNIIKSLTAQLKDVAERLPEVHKVSSSTDLNAGCTVKFSNHNHVSTKTTSSNMATPEREYNGDRNSPNGSKSQAGKAEWVVQDEPGVYITLSSLPSGGNELRRVRFSRKHFTEEQAENWWTENGARVCERNNVRSTE from the exons ATGGCTGATCCTCAGAAAAGTGGTATCGCCGAGAGGGATATCGAACAG GCTATCACAGCTCTTAAGAAAGGGGCATGTTTACTAAAGTATGGTCGTAGAGGGAAACCGAAGTTCTGCCCATTCCGGCTTTCTAAT GATGAGACTTTTTTGATTTGGTACTCAGGCAAAGAAGAGAAACATGTTAAACTAAGTCATGTTTCTAGGATTATTCCTGGGCAGCGTACT GCAATATTTCAGAGGTATCCTCGGCCTGAAAAAGAGTATCAGTCATTTTCACTAATATGCAGTGATAGGTCCTTGGACTTG ATATGTAAAGACAAGGATGAAGCTGAAGTTTGGTTTGTTGGCCTTAATGCATTGATTACTCGAGACAACTACCGCAAGTACAAAATTGATGCAACATGTGAAAATGGATCAACTGATAGTCCCAATACTCGTACTCGAAGAAGTTCTCCTTCAATTGCGCCATTTGTCTGTATCAATAAT GATCCAGGAGATGCTGCAGTTAACTTTGAGAATGCTGCACAGAGTAGAATGGGAAAGGCCTTTGCAGACATAATAACGTATACTGCAGTCACCAAGCGTCTCAGCCAACCTGATCCAGTTGTCAACCCTTCAACGTCACCTTGCTCCGTAGATAACTCCAATAACAATGGTCGAGCTTCTGCAACAGAAGCATTTCGTGTTAGCTTATCGAGTGCTGTAAGCTCATCCAGTCAAGGTTCTGGTCATGATGAATTCGATGCTTTAGGAGATGTTTTCATCTGGGGTGAAGGTATTGGTGGTGGAGTTTTGGGGGGTGGTATTCACAGAGTTGGGAGCTCTTTGGATGCTAAGATGGATGCTCTTCTACCCAAGGCATTGGAATCAACAGTTGTTCTTGATGTGAATAGTATTGCTTGTGGTAGCAGACATGCTGTGCTGGTATCCAGACATGGAGAGATTTTTAGTTGGGGAGAGGAGGCAGGGGGCAGGCTTGGTCATGGGGTGGAAATGAATGTTTCCCAACCAAAGCTTGTTGATACTCTTAGTGGCACAAACATTGAATTAGTAGCATGCGGGGAGTATCATACTTGTGCAGTCACAATTTCTGGAGATCTTTATACATGGGGTGATGGTACTCAGAGCTCCTCCTTACTTGGGCATGGAAGTGAAGTTAGCCACTGGATTCCTAAAAAGGTATGTGGTATTATGGAAGGAATACATATATCCTATATATCTTGTGGACTATGGCATACAGCTGTTGTAACATCAGCTGGTCAGTTATTTACTTTTGGAGATGGCTCTTTTGGTGCCTTAGGACATGGTGATCGTAGTAGCACAAGCATTCCCAAGGAAGTTGAAGCTTTGAGAGGGCTTAGGACAATGAGGGTTGCTTGTGGTGTTTGGCATACTGCTGCAGTAGTTGAAGTTATAAATGAGTTATCTAGTCCTGAAACAACTGTTAATTCTTCCTCTGGCCAATTGTTCACCTGGGGAGATGGAGAAAAAGGGCAACTTGGACAAGATGATAAGAAGCCTAGACTCATTCCTGAATGTGTATCTACTTTGGTTGACAAGAAAATTCTTCAAGTTGCCTGTGGTCATACTATCACAATTGCTCTTACAACATCGGGACAAGTATACACAATGGGAAGTACTGTTTATGGGCAGCTGGGAAATCCTTCAGCCAATGGAAAAGTTCCTAATCAAGTTAGAGGTAAAATTGCAGAAACCTTTATTGAAGAGATTGCTTGTGGTTCTTATCACGTTGCAGTTTTGACCTCCAAGACAGAGGTCTATACTTGGGGTAAGGGTTCAAATGGGCAATTAGGCCACGGAGACAACGATCACAGAGATGAACCTACTCTTGTTGACTTTCTGAAAGATAAGCAAGTAAAGAGTCTAGCATGCGGTTCTAACCTTACAACTGTTATTTGTCTTCATAAGTGGGTTTCTGGTGCCGATCATTCTGTATGCTTTGGTTGTCATAATCCTTTTGGATTTAGAAGAAAGCGTCACAATTGTTACAATTGTGGATTAGTCTTCTGCAAAGTGTGCAGCAGTAAGAAATCTATGAAAGCTGCCCTGGCTCCCAATGTTAACAAACCATATCGAGTGTGTGATGATTGTCATGCTAAACTAAAGCAAGCCATGGAGACAAATTCTGCATTGCGAAACTCTAAGGTTAGAAATGGAAATGTTCGTCGTAAAACCAATGAAGTGGCTGATAGAGAGAGTCGAGCTCCAAGATTGCAGACAACACTCTCTAGATTCTCATCTTTTGGCTCAATAAATCAAGCTGAAAGCATGCATTCCAAAAATGAGAATCAATTAGAATCCAATCATGGTCGTGTCTTTCCTCCTCTTGATAGAGCCAACCTAAAGGATTttaatttttctacagcatcGAATTCTCTGGTTGGAGCTCCAAAGAAAGTAATATCAGCTTCTGTTCCTGTCTCCAGATTGATGTCTCGAGCAACATCTCCTGTTTCTGGAAAATTGAGCCCAGCTTGGTCTTCTGAAGAAACAGATTTGAAGCGTACAAATGATATTTTAAGCCAAGAAATTGTGATGTTGAGGGCACAG GTAGAAGATCTTACTTGCAAATCTCAAGATCTTGAGGTTAAACTAGAACAAACAACAAAACAATTGGAGGAGGTGACTACAATAGCAGTAGATGAAGTGGAAAAGTGCAAATCTGCAAAGAACATTATAAAATCTTTAACTGCTCAG TTGAAAGACGTTGCTGAAAGATTGCCAGAAGTACATAAGGTCAGCTCTAGTACAGACTTAAATGCTGGATGCACCGTCAAGTTTTCAAACCACAACCACGTATCAACTAAGACCACTAGTTCAAACATGGCTACTCCTGAAAGAGAGTACAATGGCGATCG
- the LOC115700562 gene encoding PH, RCC1 and FYVE domains-containing protein 1 isoform X2, producing the protein MADPQKSGIAERDIEQAITALKKGACLLKYGRRGKPKFCPFRLSNLCNLRASQVRAQSALNERDETFLIWYSGKEEKHVKLSHVSRIIPGQRTAIFQRYPRPEKEYQSFSLICSDRSLDLICKDKDEAEVWFVGLNALITRDNYRKYKIDATCENGSTDSPNTRTRRSSPSIAPFDPGDAAVNFENAAQSRMGKAFADIITYTAVTKRLSQPDPVVNPSTSPCSVDNSNNNGRASATEAFRVSLSSAVSSSSQGSGHDEFDALGDVFIWGEGIGGGVLGGGIHRVGSSLDAKMDALLPKALESTVVLDVNSIACGSRHAVLVSRHGEIFSWGEEAGGRLGHGVEMNVSQPKLVDTLSGTNIELVACGEYHTCAVTISGDLYTWGDGTQSSSLLGHGSEVSHWIPKKVCGIMEGIHISYISCGLWHTAVVTSAGQLFTFGDGSFGALGHGDRSSTSIPKEVEALRGLRTMRVACGVWHTAAVVEVINELSSPETTVNSSSGQLFTWGDGEKGQLGQDDKKPRLIPECVSTLVDKKILQVACGHTITIALTTSGQVYTMGSTVYGQLGNPSANGKVPNQVRGKIAETFIEEIACGSYHVAVLTSKTEVYTWGKGSNGQLGHGDNDHRDEPTLVDFLKDKQVKSLACGSNLTTVICLHKWVSGADHSVCFGCHNPFGFRRKRHNCYNCGLVFCKVCSSKKSMKAALAPNVNKPYRVCDDCHAKLKQAMETNSALRNSKVRNGNVRRKTNEVADRESRAPRLQTTLSRFSSFGSINQAESMHSKNENQLESNHGRVFPPLDRANLKDFNFSTASNSLVGAPKKVISASVPVSRLMSRATSPVSGKLSPAWSSEETDLKRTNDILSQEIVMLRAQVEDLTCKSQDLEVKLEQTTKQLEEVTTIAVDEVEKCKSAKNIIKSLTAQLKDVAERLPEVHKVSSSTDLNAGCTVKFSNHNHVSTKTTSSNMATPEREYNGDRNSPNGSKSQAGKAEWVVQDEPGVYITLSSLPSGGNELRRVRFSRKHFTEEQAENWWTENGARVCERNNVRSTE; encoded by the exons ATGGCTGATCCTCAGAAAAGTGGTATCGCCGAGAGGGATATCGAACAG GCTATCACAGCTCTTAAGAAAGGGGCATGTTTACTAAAGTATGGTCGTAGAGGGAAACCGAAGTTCTGCCCATTCCGGCTTTCTAAT TTATGCAATCTCAGGGCCTCACAAGTTAGAGCCCAATCAGCACTAAATGAGAGG GATGAGACTTTTTTGATTTGGTACTCAGGCAAAGAAGAGAAACATGTTAAACTAAGTCATGTTTCTAGGATTATTCCTGGGCAGCGTACT GCAATATTTCAGAGGTATCCTCGGCCTGAAAAAGAGTATCAGTCATTTTCACTAATATGCAGTGATAGGTCCTTGGACTTG ATATGTAAAGACAAGGATGAAGCTGAAGTTTGGTTTGTTGGCCTTAATGCATTGATTACTCGAGACAACTACCGCAAGTACAAAATTGATGCAACATGTGAAAATGGATCAACTGATAGTCCCAATACTCGTACTCGAAGAAGTTCTCCTTCAATTGCGCCATTT GATCCAGGAGATGCTGCAGTTAACTTTGAGAATGCTGCACAGAGTAGAATGGGAAAGGCCTTTGCAGACATAATAACGTATACTGCAGTCACCAAGCGTCTCAGCCAACCTGATCCAGTTGTCAACCCTTCAACGTCACCTTGCTCCGTAGATAACTCCAATAACAATGGTCGAGCTTCTGCAACAGAAGCATTTCGTGTTAGCTTATCGAGTGCTGTAAGCTCATCCAGTCAAGGTTCTGGTCATGATGAATTCGATGCTTTAGGAGATGTTTTCATCTGGGGTGAAGGTATTGGTGGTGGAGTTTTGGGGGGTGGTATTCACAGAGTTGGGAGCTCTTTGGATGCTAAGATGGATGCTCTTCTACCCAAGGCATTGGAATCAACAGTTGTTCTTGATGTGAATAGTATTGCTTGTGGTAGCAGACATGCTGTGCTGGTATCCAGACATGGAGAGATTTTTAGTTGGGGAGAGGAGGCAGGGGGCAGGCTTGGTCATGGGGTGGAAATGAATGTTTCCCAACCAAAGCTTGTTGATACTCTTAGTGGCACAAACATTGAATTAGTAGCATGCGGGGAGTATCATACTTGTGCAGTCACAATTTCTGGAGATCTTTATACATGGGGTGATGGTACTCAGAGCTCCTCCTTACTTGGGCATGGAAGTGAAGTTAGCCACTGGATTCCTAAAAAGGTATGTGGTATTATGGAAGGAATACATATATCCTATATATCTTGTGGACTATGGCATACAGCTGTTGTAACATCAGCTGGTCAGTTATTTACTTTTGGAGATGGCTCTTTTGGTGCCTTAGGACATGGTGATCGTAGTAGCACAAGCATTCCCAAGGAAGTTGAAGCTTTGAGAGGGCTTAGGACAATGAGGGTTGCTTGTGGTGTTTGGCATACTGCTGCAGTAGTTGAAGTTATAAATGAGTTATCTAGTCCTGAAACAACTGTTAATTCTTCCTCTGGCCAATTGTTCACCTGGGGAGATGGAGAAAAAGGGCAACTTGGACAAGATGATAAGAAGCCTAGACTCATTCCTGAATGTGTATCTACTTTGGTTGACAAGAAAATTCTTCAAGTTGCCTGTGGTCATACTATCACAATTGCTCTTACAACATCGGGACAAGTATACACAATGGGAAGTACTGTTTATGGGCAGCTGGGAAATCCTTCAGCCAATGGAAAAGTTCCTAATCAAGTTAGAGGTAAAATTGCAGAAACCTTTATTGAAGAGATTGCTTGTGGTTCTTATCACGTTGCAGTTTTGACCTCCAAGACAGAGGTCTATACTTGGGGTAAGGGTTCAAATGGGCAATTAGGCCACGGAGACAACGATCACAGAGATGAACCTACTCTTGTTGACTTTCTGAAAGATAAGCAAGTAAAGAGTCTAGCATGCGGTTCTAACCTTACAACTGTTATTTGTCTTCATAAGTGGGTTTCTGGTGCCGATCATTCTGTATGCTTTGGTTGTCATAATCCTTTTGGATTTAGAAGAAAGCGTCACAATTGTTACAATTGTGGATTAGTCTTCTGCAAAGTGTGCAGCAGTAAGAAATCTATGAAAGCTGCCCTGGCTCCCAATGTTAACAAACCATATCGAGTGTGTGATGATTGTCATGCTAAACTAAAGCAAGCCATGGAGACAAATTCTGCATTGCGAAACTCTAAGGTTAGAAATGGAAATGTTCGTCGTAAAACCAATGAAGTGGCTGATAGAGAGAGTCGAGCTCCAAGATTGCAGACAACACTCTCTAGATTCTCATCTTTTGGCTCAATAAATCAAGCTGAAAGCATGCATTCCAAAAATGAGAATCAATTAGAATCCAATCATGGTCGTGTCTTTCCTCCTCTTGATAGAGCCAACCTAAAGGATTttaatttttctacagcatcGAATTCTCTGGTTGGAGCTCCAAAGAAAGTAATATCAGCTTCTGTTCCTGTCTCCAGATTGATGTCTCGAGCAACATCTCCTGTTTCTGGAAAATTGAGCCCAGCTTGGTCTTCTGAAGAAACAGATTTGAAGCGTACAAATGATATTTTAAGCCAAGAAATTGTGATGTTGAGGGCACAG GTAGAAGATCTTACTTGCAAATCTCAAGATCTTGAGGTTAAACTAGAACAAACAACAAAACAATTGGAGGAGGTGACTACAATAGCAGTAGATGAAGTGGAAAAGTGCAAATCTGCAAAGAACATTATAAAATCTTTAACTGCTCAG TTGAAAGACGTTGCTGAAAGATTGCCAGAAGTACATAAGGTCAGCTCTAGTACAGACTTAAATGCTGGATGCACCGTCAAGTTTTCAAACCACAACCACGTATCAACTAAGACCACTAGTTCAAACATGGCTACTCCTGAAAGAGAGTACAATGGCGATCG